The Aspergillus nidulans FGSC A4 chromosome VIII genome contains the following window.
TGTTCCGGTGGAGTGCTGTTGAACATAGCGAGCAGTTGCCCTTGGAGTATGTGGAGTATCCACTCAATGATGCGGGGAGAAACAGCTCTGTCCCGTACGAATGTCCGCACCTGAACTCCGTAGCCAAGTACGGCGATACATATCTCGTTTCGTCGAGGTACATGTGTAGTATCTTTCTGCTTGATAAAAAGGGTGATCTGGTTTGGTTACTCCATGTATGCCCGTGCCTGCCCTAACCTTGCCTCAATGGAACGAGCTAACAGGTACGTCCAGGGACAAAAAGGAGGCACATATACCCTCCCCTCAACCCCAGGCTCAACCTTCTGCTACCAACACGACGCGCGCATCCACGCACACACATACCCCGGGCACCCCAATGAGACGATAACCCTCTCACTTCACAATAACGACAACACAGATGCCACCATTCCGCGCCGTCTGACAACCGGGTTAGTCTTTAACCTGCACCCATTCAACAAATCAGCTACGCTGATATCCCGCACCTACGATGCCCGGGATCCTGTCTCGGCCGTGTCCCAGGGGAACTACCAGGTCCTTCCTTCTAACGGAACTGgagctggacttggaggGTACTATGTGGCGGGCCATGGCGCTGTACCGAAGATCGAGGAGTATGATTCTGCCGGGAAGGTTGTCATGAGGGGGTGGTTCGGTGCGAAGATCGAGAATACAAGTACGAGTAGCTATGATTGGACTTCTTATCGGGGCTATAGAGAAAATTGGGTTGGGAGACCCAGAAGTCGTCCTAGTATTTTTGCTTGtcgggaagaggatgaacagaAGGTTGATGTTTGGGTGAGCTGGAACGGGGCCACAGATGTAAAGGGGTGGAGGATTTATGGGCTGAGCTCGAGTTCTAAAGGGGAAAGAATGAGGGTCTTGCGGGACGTGGCGAAGAGTGGGTTTGAGACGAGGGCTGTGCTTGgggctgatattgacgataTTGAAG
Protein-coding sequences here:
- a CDS encoding arylsulfotransferase family protein (transcript_id=CADANIAT00002525), encoding MKSLITSLLPAATLIHAAAIWPTHSFHTTDTNTPILNITKFGPTAPGFLFIAPSTSTGGSPAIYADTGDLVWHGPEGKTYAYQPQTLHGEPVLTFWQGHNVKGFGYGHISILNASYEEIHRVTLPGSKDSSFVTATNESFPSYIDIHESAITEHGTILVTAVNVTQTDLTFVGGERDGWVQDGLVYEIDIETNEVLFRWSAVEHSEQLPLEYVEYPLNDAGRNSSVPYECPHLNSVAKYGDTYLVSSRVIWFGYSMYARACPNLASMERANRYVQGQKGGTYTLPSTPGSTFCYQHDARIHAHTYPGHPNETITLSLHNNDNTDATIPRRLTTGLVFNLHPFNKSATLISRTYDARDPVSAVSQGNYQVLPSNGTGAGLGGYYVAGHGAVPKIEEYDSAGKVVMRGWFGAKIENTSTSSYDWTSYRGYRENWVGRPRSRPSIFACREEDEQKVDVWVSWNGATDVKGWRIYGLSSSSKGERMRVLRDVAKSGFETRAVLGADIDDIEVREGSVDVIIVEAIGGVGEGAKSEAVRVGSCSTQ